Genomic segment of Strigops habroptila isolate Jane chromosome 12, bStrHab1.2.pri, whole genome shotgun sequence:
GTTCCATGGGCTTTGTGCTTGGTCCCCCCCAATCCCTGCACACATcaaggtgtgtgtgggggtCACTGGTTGTGCCCCAGTTTCCCCAAAGCCCAGGCCGGCACCCCAAGAGCTGCGGTTTGGCCACACtgccatgtccccccatgtccccgcACTGGGGACCCTGCTGAACCGGGGCGGCTCATCTTGAGTCACGGCACGTTTCCTCCCGGCATCCCGGCGTTTCCCATCAAaggccagctcctgcccagccctgctgcgCTTGATCTGATGAGCTCATAGCCCAGGGTGCCGTGACTGGATTTCACTGTAATTAGTGCTCATGCCGGGACTCGCaccggcggcggggagggggcaggACTGCGCCCCATGAGCTGCACCCAGCGCCGTGGCCGGGTGCCAGCGCCACAAGTGCTGAGCTTTCGCTCATCCCAGCGCGTCTGGGCCTTGGCGGGGACGTCTCCACCCCGGTGACACCCCAGGGCTGTCCCCATGGAGCTGCTTCTGGGGGGACCCCTCCTTAGACAGAGCAGCGAGATGGTGGGGGGGGACCTGGGGACCCGGTGATGGGGTTTGGGGCACTGTGGGTTTCCACCAAGCGGTGGGACAGCTTGTCGTGGGGTTGGGGACATCAGTGCACCCCATAGAGCTACGTGGGGCTGCTGAAACCATCACCCAGCTCCCCCATTGAGCCCTTCCATGGGTTGTGGTGGTGTAGCCACCAAGGGATGGGGCTCGCTGGGCACCCTGAGACCccaccatggggctgggggggaatCGGGCACAGCCGAATGGGTGCTGCAGATCCCTTGGGACCTGACTGCTCCCCAGTCCTGGTGGGGCAGGAGgcaaagcaggagctgcctggacACGTGCGCAGCGGAGAGACGAGGCAGACCAGAGGCAGGGGTGCAGGAGACGGTTTATTGGAGGCTTTGGCAATTCAAATCACCCCCTTCCGAGATGGGGGGGCTGCCCGGACCCCCCCTCGGCCCCTCACCTCCTCCCATCACAGCTCCAGCCCTCCAAAATAGGGGGTTTGGAGCCAGCATAGACCaggctgccccccccccccaaatgttAAATAGTGAggggctggcaggaggctggggtGGAGGAaccccctctccctcctttcccccaccccagaGCAGAAgatgggggagaggggaggggtggggtgCCATGCCAAATCCACCTTCCCGGCATCCAGGCTGGGGGGGGCTGTGTGGGAGCCGAGatgccttccctccccccccccccaaaaaataaccacaaaaataaccaaaaacaaagaaaactacGAGGAGATGCCGAAGGGactggaggggtgggggaaggcaGGTGGAGGCCAGTCCCCGGCTCCATGGGGGCTGGTTCAGTTCTTGGGCTCTTCGCCAGCCTCGCCGCCGTCTTCTCCGGCGCACTCGGCTGTCCATAGCGTGAGGTTGTCCCTGAGCAGCTGCATGATGAGGGTGCTGTCCTTGTAGGAGTCTTCGCTGAGCGTGTGCAGGTCCCCCATGGCCTCGTCGAAGGTGGTCTTGGCCAGGGAGATGGCCTGTTCGGGGGCATTGGCGATCTCGTAGTGGAAGACGGAGAAGTTGAGGGCCAGCCCCAGGCGGATGGGGTTCGTGGGCTGCATCTCCTTTTTGCTGATGTCCATGGCCTCTTGGTAGGCTTCCTGGGCGTTGTCTATCGTCTTCTTGCGGTCGTCCCCGGTGGCCACCTCGGCCAGGTATCGGAAATAGTCGCCCTTCATCTTCAGGTAGAAGACCTTGCTCTCAGCATCGCTCGCCTTCTTGATGAGATACTTGTCCAGCAAGGCCAGCACGTTCTTGCAGACCCCATTCAGCTCCCGCTCCACCTTCTCCCGATACTCATTCACCAGCTGCGCTTTGTCATCCCCCTCTTCGGTTTTGTGCTCGATGCTGGAGATGACCCTCCACGCCGAGCGCTGGCACCCCACCACGTTCTTGTAGGCAACGGACAGGAGGTTGCGCTCCTCGTTGGACAGCTCGTCCCCGTGTTCCACCACCGCCTTCATGAAGTCTGCCATGTCCTCGTAGCGCTCAGCCTGCTCGGCCAGCTTGGCCTTCTGCACTTGGTGGTTTCTTGCCATGGCTGGGACGTGTGCGCAGCGCAGACGCTTGGGCAaggagcggggccgggagccGACGGAGCCTCTGCCGAGCCCCGGCGCTGGGATTCGCTTTTGGCTGAGCGTCGGAGCCTCGAGCGAGAGCAGGAGGAGCCAGCGGAGGGGAAGGAGTGTCCTCGGCCGCCTCCTCCTCGGCTTCCTCCCCACCGAGCTCAGCCTTAAAAGGCAAATTGCCGTGAATCATCCTGCCCCGCGGGCGCTGGGGAAGGGGCGAAGGGGCAGCCAACGCCCTGCGCGCCCCATGGGTCCCCGCCAAGGGCTCAGCGATGGGGGCAGCGCCCATGGGTGCCCCGGGGGTCTCCCCTGCAGCCAACACCCACccccagggagggagggaacacCCAGCCCACTGCTCCCAATGCTTGGAAGGGGGACAGGAGGTGGGTTGTCACTCTGAGGGGGTACATAGGGATGGGGCGGATTCAGCTCCTCCATCTCCACCCAGGAGAAATGGGCCATGAGGTGTGCCAGGTCCTAAAGGTggtttcctcctctctcccccccccccccccgaaaaacTCATATCACTATCAGGTTTAATGTGGTGATTAACTCGCCAGTAATTGTGAGGGCTTGACAGGCAGGTCTGTATTCCCacaggtggggaaactgaggcagaaaggCTCATCAACGCACCCAAGGGACAGCCCCAAAGCAGCAGGACCAGCCcgacccccccaaaacaccccatgGTGGGGTGAGCTGGGGTCCATCCTACAGCATggagccccccagccccaccgaCCACTCACCTCCACCCCAGGGCTGTGtttcccctcccagcctcttgCCAGAGCCTTTTCCCTTGTCTCAAGCAGTAAAtgagggtttgggttggggtgttttggtttaatttgcCGGGTTTGGgcccagcctggctctggggCCGCGGGAAACGCGCCGCCCCGATTAGGATCTGTGCTTCGCGTTGCGCTGCAGTTTCACTCTGCTCCTGTCCCGGCTTGTTGGCACACGCCGGGCGCTGGCGAAGCTCCGGCCTTATCTGCCATGCGGGAGCCGTGCGGGAAGCGCGGGGTGGGGCGAGCGCCGGCGGCAGCGGCCAAAAGGGTTCATAGGTTGGTTCCTTGGTTGGGTTTTACTGTCACCGTGACTCGGTGCTTTACTCACCCCAGCAAACACCCCCTGGTGCCACCATCATCCCCACCCGCCTTGCCCGGCTCCCGTAGGGGTGGGTGATGgaggatgatggggatggagggtgTGAGGAAGACCCAGAGATGCTTTTCTAACCACACACAGCCCCCAGCCTCCATGAGCTCCCTCCCCACCATGGCAAGGGGGATCTGGGGCTGCTCCCCCTCACCCAGCCAAGCATTGGGGCACACGGTGGGGCTGGGGTGCCTCTGCCCATTGAGGGGCTCATATCACGAGTGCATCCAGTTCCTCCAGACCCCCACAGCCCCTTTGTgttgtgtgtccccccccagctctgcatCATGTGCAGCACCTCACCAGCAATTAgagctccttccccagctgagCGGGATCCACCCTGGGAGCAGGTTACGCCCCAGAGCTGGGAAAAGGCGTTTGCCAAAGGAATGGCCACACAGGAGACCACTGCCCATCTCCCTGCTGAGCAGACCCATCTCACCCCGGGTGGCAGACCCATAGACACCCTCTAAGAGCTTCAACCAAGTACAACAGTCCCCAtagaggggctggggggcagaTGGATGTACTCAGCCCTCTAAAACCCACCCCTTCGCCTGCAGAAACACGAGGCGGGAACCTCCATCTGAGCCCACAGCCCCTTGAGCAGCAAAGCCAAACGTGGTCGGGGTCTGCAGCCCCCAGACCCCACTCCAGAACCTGACCCTGCACCAGCCCGGCTGCACGGGGGCTGTTTGATCCCATCGTGGCTCTACTCGAGAGGTCCCCAGGGGGGAGACCCCCAGCAGGACCCCCCGGATGGGGCGTGTGATGGCTCAGCTTTGTCTCAGGCAACCCCTGCCGAAGGGGCTGAGCCGCTGCCAGGTTTTGGCTGCAATGGGCTGAGAGGAGGCTGGAAAAGCATTCTGCTCTACCGGTTTTGTGGAAGTCCCTGGGTGGGTGAAGGGAAGAGCCCGGGATCGCTgtgagtggctgcagcatcacccTGTGGAGCAGCCGTGGTGAGGAGCAGCACCAGAAGGTGCATCACCCCACACTGAGGGATACCCAGTGGAGCCCCAGGCCAACGCAGGTCCCTGGTcccctgagcagagctggtgacGCTGCCGCAGGCGTGGGCTGGGTGCCCAAAAGGCTCCGCAAtggaggcaggaggcagaggatgCTCGCGGCCATTCCCAGCTGATGCTCACAGCCCACTTGGCCACCTCCACCCTCCAGTTAGATGTGGGGCCACTGCCGGCTCCCAACACTTCAGTGGGGGGTGAATTTTTTGGGGAAACCCTCCTTGCAGCCAGGGTCCCCCAGGcactgctccttccccagccccagcagtgaGGCTCCTGCCTTCCCCGCTGTACAGGAGGGTGCAGAGCCCCGGAAGGCTGAGACTTGCCCCAAGGCCATGGCTTGTGCCACAGCCCAGTTTAGGGAGCTCCCAGCTCGTGTGCCGTGGCACAGGGGTGCCAGCCCTTCGTGGCTCTGCTCAGCTCCCCACCCCAAGCAGCATgtccaggcaggagctgcagcagccgTTCCCCTCCGccagcagagaagcagccagACACCAGCGTACAGGAAATAGGAGAAACCTTTATTTTGTTACAAAAGTAAAAGGCATAAATAGATGGTGAATCCTACTGGGCTCTACactgggctggggcaggcagctcccagcctggctggggcTTGCAGCCACCCGTCAAGGTGCTGCAGAGTTTGAATCCCTTCTCCTAGAGCCAGAGCCATGGTCAGATGAAATGGGAAGGGGGGAGCTGGCTGGGTAAACTCTGGAGGGGAGAGTTCCCCAGCCCATGGACATGGCTCGGaatggggctggtggggctgaGTGTGTGATGCCGCTGGCTCGGCTGTAAACGCTCTGGCACGAAGCCTGCTCAGTTCAGAAGCCCGCAGGGATGGTAACCGCTATCTTCCAGCATCTACGGGAGGGGAGACACCGTCACTGGGGGTAAAGCTGGTGGTTACAGGGAGCCGCTGGCCTTGGCACGGTGGCACGAGTccatccagcagcaggagctccagTTATTGCACTCGGCTGTATGGCTTTGAGCTGCGGACCCACGGCATGGCCGGAGCGGGCTTGGAAAAGCTTCATTCCCTTGTGCATGGCCCCGTTCCCCCCTCTCTTGTGGCGGGAGGGAGGAAGGCGCAGCCCTGGCAAGCAGAGGCACTCGTGGTGGTCATGGCTGTAGTCTCGGGTGCTGCTCACAGTGTCCTGGCTCCCCACGGGACGCCCCATGAGAGGTGCAGGGCTGCGGGCTGCCAGGGCTCTTGATGCTGGATCagtgtgaggaagaggagaagggaggaagagaaagagagggttAGTGCCAGAAATACACAcatgaggagcaggagggagtAGAGCGGAGGAGCCAGTCTCAGTGGCAGAAAGGGGAGACAGTCAGGATGGAGAACACTGGTggccacaggcagg
This window contains:
- the SFN gene encoding 14-3-3 protein sigma; this translates as MARNHQVQKAKLAEQAERYEDMADFMKAVVEHGDELSNEERNLLSVAYKNVVGCQRSAWRVISSIEHKTEEGDDKAQLVNEYREKVERELNGVCKNVLALLDKYLIKKASDAESKVFYLKMKGDYFRYLAEVATGDDRKKTIDNAQEAYQEAMDISKKEMQPTNPIRLGLALNFSVFHYEIANAPEQAISLAKTTFDEAMGDLHTLSEDSYKDSTLIMQLLRDNLTLWTAECAGEDGGEAGEEPKN